GATTAACTCACTGACAGGACAGCAAGCCAAGCCGCACATGGAAGGCATGCCCGGCCTCTCCGTCTGACCGTTTCTGTTCACGGCCGAGATGAGCCCGAGACCCACGATTCCGTAACCTAATCTCCCTTTTCCACCGTAAACCCGGGCTAATCCCGCGCGCTATATATATACCATCGCCATCGGCGCCACTCGCAACAGGCGACAAAGCTCCTTTATCATCTCGTCTGTCGAGCTTTCAGCGAGCCCAAGGAGAGAGCAACGCACAAGAAACACGCGAGCTGGTGAGCAGCGCCGAAGCGAGAGCGGGCGCCGATGGCTGGAACGGAGTGGTGCTGGCCGCTGCCGGCGTGGATGGGCTCCGGCGCGGCGTGGTTCGTGGCCCTCAACCTCGTCGTGGGCGCCATCTTCGCCCTGTCGTCGCGAGAGCAGCCGCGGTCGCCCTCGCCGCGCCGCGCCGGGAGCGGGGGCGGGATCACGCGCAGGGCCTCGTCGGCGGTGCTGCAGCGCATCCGGTCCTTCAGCATCTTCTCCTTCCCGTCCTCGTCCTTCCACACCGCGGAGCCTAGCCCGGGTGCCGCCGCGGCCATCTTCCACGAAACAGAGGACGCGGGGACGCCGAAGACGAGGTCGCCATCGACGCCCCGTCTACCACGCCCACACGCGACGGCCGAGCCGGCTAGACCCGCAAAAGAGGACGTCGTGGAAGACGAGAATTCGATGAGCATGGACGAGGCGTACGCGCTCGCCCTGGCGGGGCGGCAGCGGGCGGCGCcgacggaggaggaggcggcggggtccGAGGTGGACGCCAAGGCGGAGGAGTTCATCCAGGGGTTCAAGGAGGACCTCAGGCAGCAGCGcctcaagtccatcttcaactacaCCCAGATGCTCAAGCGCCGCGCCGCCGGCGGCCAGCCGCCTGCCGCACCAGAATGATACCGTCGCTCGCATCGCACCGATGGTTGGTTGGTCTGCTCGTTCCGCTTCCGTGATTGGCTCACGTGATCGTTGAAAGTTCAGACCAACTCAGGATTGACTTGCTGTCATGGACGTCGCCGCCGGCACAGCAGCCGGTCTGCTCCACCATTGATTCACATGTTCATTGcttaattttttattttctttagagagGATTGCTTCGCGTGTTTGGTTTAAAAAAAGGGAGAGCTGGCCTTTTTGAGTTGCTTGCTCTCGTGTACATAGGCTTTCGGTTGTTGGTTTGTCCAGATTGCTTCTAGTGGGTTTCCTTTTTATTGGCT
Above is a window of Triticum dicoccoides isolate Atlit2015 ecotype Zavitan chromosome 5B, WEW_v2.0, whole genome shotgun sequence DNA encoding:
- the LOC119309090 gene encoding pathogen-associated molecular patterns-induced protein A70-like, yielding MAGTEWCWPLPAWMGSGAAWFVALNLVVGAIFALSSREQPRSPSPRRAGSGGGITRRASSAVLQRIRSFSIFSFPSSSFHTAEPSPGAAAAIFHETEDAGTPKTRSPSTPRLPRPHATAEPARPAKEDVVEDENSMSMDEAYALALAGRQRAAPTEEEAAGSEVDAKAEEFIQGFKEDLRQQRLKSIFNYTQMLKRRAAGGQPPAAPE